A single genomic interval of Halichondria panicea chromosome 2, odHalPani1.1, whole genome shotgun sequence harbors:
- the LOC135330923 gene encoding mitochondrial chaperone BCS1-like isoform X1, with protein sequence MGLAEFVGALQNNPYFGAGFGLVGVGAGLAFLRKGSQLGMIMFRRHCMITLEVPSRDKSYQWLLQWITENASHTQHLSAQTTFQQLENGSIRTKFDFIPSPGVHIFWYKRTWIRVERNREKQMVNLQNGTPFETVTLTALGRDKGVYFGILEEARKMALEEMEGKTIMYTPVGAEWRQFGYPRKHRAINSVILNQGITEAIVDDIKGFVSTPQWYMERGIPYRRGYLLYGPPGCGKSSFITALAGELDYSICVLNLSDRGLSDDRLNHLLSLAPQRSLVLLEDVDAAFVSREESAKAKTAYEGLSRVTFSGLLNTLDGVASTEGRVVFMTTNYLDRLDPALIRPGRVDMKVAIDYASPYQLEQMYLRFYPEQPIARAQLFAEQVTCMNKPVSMAQLQGYFMFYKNDPEDSLNNVNQIWTL encoded by the exons ATGGGGCTAGCAGAGTTTGTAGGAGCTTTGCAGAATAATCCATACTTTGGTGCAGGGTTTGGACTGGTTGGAGTTGGAGCTGGGCTTGCTTTTCTGAGGAAGGGCAGTCAGCTTGGCATGATTATGTTCAGAAGGCACTGTATGATCACACTAGAAGTCCCCAGTAGAGACAAGAGCTACCAATGGCTTCTTCAGTGGATAACAGAGAATGCCAGCCATACCCAACACTTGAGTGCTCAGACGACCTTCCAACAATTGGAAAACGGAAGCATTAGGACTAAATTTGATTTTATTCCGAGTCCAGGGGTTCATATATTCTGGTACAAACGGACATGGATACGAGTCGAACGAAACAGGGAGAAACAAATGGTGAATCTTCAAAATGGGACTCCATTTGAAACAGTGACACTTACAGCCCTTGGTAGAGACAAAGGGGTGTACTTCGGAATTTTGGAAGAAG CCAGGAAAATGGCTCTGGAGGAGATGGAGGGCAAAACGATCATGTATACTCCTGTCGGGGCCGAGTGGCGCCAGTTTGGTTACCCACGGAAACACCGGGCCATCAACTCAGTGATACTGAACCAGGGCATCACAGAGGCTATTGTGGATGACATCAAGGGCTTCGTCAGTACACCGCAGTGGTACATGGAGAGAG GCATTCCCTATCGTCGTGGTTACCTTCTCTATGGTCCGCCAGGCTGTGGAAAGAGTAGTTTCAT TACAGCACTGGCTGGTGAGCTGGACTACAGCATCTGTGTACTCAACCTGAGTGATCGAGGATTGTCTGACGATCGTCTCAACCACCTGCTCAGTCTAGCCCCTCAGCGAAGTCTTGTACTTTTAGAAGATGTGGATGCTGCATTTGTGAGCCGTGAGGAGAGTGCAAAGGCTAAAACGGCATACGAAGGGTTGAGTAGAGTCACATTCAGTGGGCTGTTGAACACTTTGGATGGAGTGGCGTCAACTGAGGGGAGGGTCGTGTTCATGACCACCAACTACTTAGACAG GTTGGACCCTGCTTTAATTAGACCGGGACGAGTGGACATGAAGGTTGCTATTGATTATGCATCTCCGTACCAACTGGAGCAGATGTACCTTCGATTCTACCCAGAGCAGCCTATTGCTAGAGCCCAGCTGTTTGCAGAGCAAGTGACTTGTATGAACAAACCCGTCAGCATGGCTCAGCTACAAGGCTACTTTATGTTCTACAAGAATGACCCAGAAGACTCGCTGAACAATGTCAACCAAATATGGACGCTTTAG
- the LOC135330923 gene encoding mitochondrial chaperone BCS1-like isoform X2, with protein sequence MALEEMEGKTIMYTPVGAEWRQFGYPRKHRAINSVILNQGITEAIVDDIKGFVSTPQWYMERGIPYRRGYLLYGPPGCGKSSFITALAGELDYSICVLNLSDRGLSDDRLNHLLSLAPQRSLVLLEDVDAAFVSREESAKAKTAYEGLSRVTFSGLLNTLDGVASTEGRVVFMTTNYLDRLDPALIRPGRVDMKVAIDYASPYQLEQMYLRFYPEQPIARAQLFAEQVTCMNKPVSMAQLQGYFMFYKNDPEDSLNNVNQIWTL encoded by the exons ATGGCTCTGGAGGAGATGGAGGGCAAAACGATCATGTATACTCCTGTCGGGGCCGAGTGGCGCCAGTTTGGTTACCCACGGAAACACCGGGCCATCAACTCAGTGATACTGAACCAGGGCATCACAGAGGCTATTGTGGATGACATCAAGGGCTTCGTCAGTACACCGCAGTGGTACATGGAGAGAG GCATTCCCTATCGTCGTGGTTACCTTCTCTATGGTCCGCCAGGCTGTGGAAAGAGTAGTTTCAT TACAGCACTGGCTGGTGAGCTGGACTACAGCATCTGTGTACTCAACCTGAGTGATCGAGGATTGTCTGACGATCGTCTCAACCACCTGCTCAGTCTAGCCCCTCAGCGAAGTCTTGTACTTTTAGAAGATGTGGATGCTGCATTTGTGAGCCGTGAGGAGAGTGCAAAGGCTAAAACGGCATACGAAGGGTTGAGTAGAGTCACATTCAGTGGGCTGTTGAACACTTTGGATGGAGTGGCGTCAACTGAGGGGAGGGTCGTGTTCATGACCACCAACTACTTAGACAG GTTGGACCCTGCTTTAATTAGACCGGGACGAGTGGACATGAAGGTTGCTATTGATTATGCATCTCCGTACCAACTGGAGCAGATGTACCTTCGATTCTACCCAGAGCAGCCTATTGCTAGAGCCCAGCTGTTTGCAGAGCAAGTGACTTGTATGAACAAACCCGTCAGCATGGCTCAGCTACAAGGCTACTTTATGTTCTACAAGAATGACCCAGAAGACTCGCTGAACAATGTCAACCAAATATGGACGCTTTAG